One genomic region from Rosa rugosa chromosome 1, drRosRugo1.1, whole genome shotgun sequence encodes:
- the LOC133737606 gene encoding E3 ubiquitin-protein ligase RSL1-like, which translates to MTSKKAKVEHKASETHIEIVNYEEDALFSTTIYRKGSDDGISTPRTTPVNFIYDNEEFDESRKKRRKTQDKKSSNFDTSNSKEPETFVCEICVDDKSASESFGVQNCSHSYCRDCIKNYVASKLQENITSINCPVPDCKGSLDPEYCRPMLPSEVVERWESALRETMIVGSQRFYCPFKDCSIMLIEDGTQVVAESECPNCKRMFCAQCKVPWHTEIECEEFQKLNENEREKEDIMLRNLARKRHWSRCPKCRFYVERTHGCDSIRCWSVSHLI; encoded by the coding sequence ATGACAAGCAAGAAAGCCAAAGTGGAGCACAAAGCTTCTGAGACTCATATTGAGATTGTGAACTATGAAGAGGATGCCCTTTTCTCCACAACAATTTATCGTAAGGGCTCAGATGACGGCATATCAACTCCTCGAACCACTCCTGTTAACTTCATTTATGACAATGAAGAATTTGATGAGTCTAGGAAAAAGCGAAGAAAAACACAAGATAAAAAATCTTCAAATTTCGATACTTCCAATTCTAAGGAACCGGAAACttttgtttgtgaaatttgtgTTGATGACAAGTCTGCCAGCGAGTCGTTTGGCGTCCAAAATTGCAGCCATTCTTACTGTAGAGACTGCATAAAGAATTACGTGGCATCCAAGCTTCAAGAGAACATTACAAGCATTAATTGCCCTGTCCCTGATTGCAAAGGGTCACTAGACCCCGAGTATTGTCGTCCAATGCTGCCCTCTGAAGTGGTTGAGAGGTGGGAAAGCGCTCTACGTGAGACTATGATTGTTGGGTCTCAGAGATTTTACTGTCCCTTCAAGGACTGCTCGATAATGTTGATTGAGGATGGGACACAGGTTGTAGCAGAGTCGGAGTGCCCTAATTGTAAGAGAATGTTCTGTGCGCAGTGTAAGGTTCCTTGGCACACCGAGATTGAATGCGAAGAGTTTCAGAAGCTGAATGAGAATGAGCGGGAGAAGGAGGATATCATGCTGAGGAACCTTGCTCGGAAGCGGCATTGGAGTAGGTGTCCAAAGTGTAGGTTCTATGTGGAAAGAACGCATGGTTGCGATTCCATACGGTGCTGGTCAGTTTCTCATTTGATTTGA